A portion of the Juglans microcarpa x Juglans regia isolate MS1-56 chromosome 1D, Jm3101_v1.0, whole genome shotgun sequence genome contains these proteins:
- the LOC121267112 gene encoding LOW QUALITY PROTEIN: protein TIC 22-like, chloroplastic (The sequence of the model RefSeq protein was modified relative to this genomic sequence to represent the inferred CDS: inserted 1 base in 1 codon) → MNFSKPPSFPEKMSSENSNASKIFPPPPQLNLQQAFSNFQHHCSNLLHHLPNPLPLKSTSNXALSDLQQHARHALDPKISGSSSGKNPVWARVAGPPNTRRTPVPQSSGGGGVALSTEAIEERLAGVPVYALSNANDEFVLVSGVSNKKSLGLFCFKKEDAEVLREHIQSMDPSSQSGSKVVAVALNKVFQLKHNGVAFRLIPESSQVANALRVMEEVGITDDGFSGVPVFQSRSLILRSENKSYRPAFFRKEDLENSLLRAAKEQNQINPAYKRGNIQVAVLEEVLKGMKESSTPNWDDVVFIPPGFDISTDPTRR, encoded by the exons ATGAACTTTTCCAAACCACCTTCCTTTCCCGAGAAAATGAGCTCCGAAAACTCCAACGCCTCCAAAATTTTCCCACCACCTCCACAGCTTAACCTCCAACAAGCCTTCTCTAACTTCCAACACCATTGCTCTAACCTCCTCCACCACCTTCCGAACCCTCTTCCTTTAAAATCCACCTCCA CTGCTCTCTCAGACCTCCAACAACACGCAAGACATGCCCTGGACCCCAAGATTTCGGGCTCTTCTTCTGGGAAGAACCCGGTTTGGGCTCGGGTTGCCGGACCCCCTAACACCCGGCGCACGCCGGTTCCCCAGTCTAGTGGTGGTGGGGGTGTGGCCCTGTCGACCGAGGCCATTGAAGAGCGGCTGGCGGGCGTGCCTGTCTACGCGCTGAGCAATGCCAACGACGAATTCGTGTTGGTTTCGGGCGTCTCAAACAAGAAATCTCTTGGGTTGTTTTGTTTCAAGAAAGAGGACGCGGAGGTGCTTCGTGAGCATATCCAGAGCATGGACCCATCATCACAAAGTGGTTCCAAAGTGGTGGCTGTTGCTCTTAATAAG GTTTTTCAGTTGAAGCATAATGGGGTGGCCTTCAGGTTGATCCCGGAGTCTTCGCAAGTCGCAAACGCGCTTAGG GTGATGGAAGAGGTTGGTATTACTGACGATGGCTTCTCTGGAGTTCCAGTTTTCCAG TCAAGGAGCTTGATTCTGAGGAGCGAAAACAAGAGCTATCGTCCAGCTTTTTTCAGAAAG GAGGATTTGGAGAATTCCCTTCTAAGGGCTGCCAAGGAGCAGAATCAAATAAATCCTGCTTACAAACGAGGGAACATTCAG GTTGCTGTTCTTGAGGAAGTTCTCAAGGGAATGAAG GAGAGTTCTACTCCAAATTGGGATGACGTTGTTTTCATACCTCCTGGTTTCGATATTTCTACTGATCCCACCCGGAGATAG